The following are from one region of the Salvia splendens isolate huo1 chromosome 2, SspV2, whole genome shotgun sequence genome:
- the LOC121768809 gene encoding kirola-like: MGLHGKLVAAIEFKAGGDVFHDFFRHTPHDVPTATQYVHGCDLIEGEFGHAGSIICWTYTHDGKQRKAKELVETVDEEKKLIVLKVLEGDLLELYKNFVITSHVEKKGNDIDLVTWTLEYEMLNEDVEHPITLLSYFIDITKDMESHLVAKS; the protein is encoded by the exons ATGGGTTTACATGGGAAATTGGTTGCAGCAATAGAATTCAAAGCTGGTGGTGATGTGTTCCATGATTTCTTCAGACACACACCACATGATGTTCCAACAGCCACCCAATATGTGCATGGGTGTGATCTGATTGAGGGTGAATTTGGCCATGCTGGTTCAATCATTTGCTGGACTTACACCCATG ATGGTAAACAAAGGAAAGCAAAAGAACTAGTAGAGACCGTTGATGAAGAGAAGAAACTGATTGTGTTGAAGGTGCTTGAAGGAGACTTGTTGGAGCTTTACAAGAACTTCGTCATTACATCCCATGTAGAGAAAAAGGGTAATGATATTGATTTGGTGACATGGACTTTGGAATATGAGATGCTTAATGAAGATGTGGAGCATCCCATTACATTGCTCTCCTACTTCATTGACATCACCAAAGACATGGAGTCTCACCTCGTTGCCAAATCTTGA